In Populus alba chromosome 1, ASM523922v2, whole genome shotgun sequence, a single window of DNA contains:
- the LOC118047042 gene encoding carotenoid 9,10(9',10')-cleavage dioxygenase 1 isoform X1, translated as MAEKSEAEKNQENGVGAGNPIVEVNPEPKKGLTSKLIDYLEKLIVNLMHDTSQSHHYLSGNFAPVLDETAPVKDLPVKGHLPECMNGEFVRVGPNPKFAPVAGYHWFDGDGMIHGMRIKDGKAAYVRRFVRTSRLKQEEFFGGAKFMKIGDIKGLFGLLMVNMQILRLKTKVLDNSYGIGTGNTNLIYHNGKLLALQEADKPYVVKVMEDGDLQTLGLLDYDKRLKHSFSAHPKVDPFTGEMFTFGYSHEPPYVTYRVISKDGVMHDPVPITISDPILMHDFAITENYAVFLDLPLYFRPKEMVKDKKFIFTFDATKKARFGVLPRYAKDDLLIKWFELPNCFIFHNANAWEEEDEIVLITCRVQNPDLDMVNGAVKEKLENFSNELYEMRFNMKTGVASQKKLSESAVDFPRVNESYTGRKQRYVYGTLLDSIAKVTGIVKFDLHSEPEPGKGKIEVGGNVKGIFDLGPGRFGSEAVFIPREPGTTSEEDDGYLIFFAHDENTGKSSVNVIDAKTMSANPVAVVELPHRVPYGFHAFFVSEEQLQEQAEL; from the exons ATGGCGGAGAAATCAGAGGCggagaaaaatcaagagaacgGCGTCGGAGCAGGAAACCCAATAGTGGAAGTGAATCCGGAGCCGAAGAAAGGACTGACTTCAAAACTCATCGACTACTTGGAAAAGCTGATCGTGAACTTAATGCACGATACCTCTCAATCTCACCATTATCTCTCTGGTAACTTCGCTCCCGTTCTCGACGAAACTGCTCCCGTTAAGGACCTTCCTGTCAAAGGGCACCTCCCT GAATGCATGAATGGGGAGTTTGTGAGGGTGGGTCCTAACCCGAAGTTTGCACCTGTGGCTGGATACCATTG GTTTGATGGAGACGG AATGATTCATGGCATGCGTATTAAAGATGGAAAGGCAGCATATGTCCGTCGATTTGTAAGGACATCACGACTTAAACAAGAAGAGTTTTTCGGAGGTGCCAAGTTTATGAAG ATTGGAGACATCAAGGGGCTGTTTGGATTACTTATGGTTAATATGCAAATACTTCGACTGAAAACAAAAGTATTGGACAACTCATATGGAATTGGGACCG GCAATACAAATCTCATTTATCACAATGGAAAACTTTTAGCACTTCAAGAGGCTGATAAACCCT ATGTGGTTAAAGTTATGGAAGATGGAGACCTGCAAACTCTTGGCCTGTTGGATTACGACAAAAGACTAAAACATTCTTTCTCTGCTCATCCAAAGGTGGATCCATTCACTG GAGAGATGTTTACCTTTGGGTATTCACATGAACCACCATATGTGACATACAGAGTCATTTCAAAGGATGGTGTCATGCATGACCCTGTACCAATAACAATATCAGATCCCATCTTGATGCATGACTTTGCAATTACAGAGAACTATGCAGTTTTTTTGGATCTTCCTTTGTACTTCCGACCAAAG GAAATGGTGAAGGATAAGAAGTTCATATTCACATTTGATGCAACAAAAAAAGCTCGTTTTGGTGTCCTTCCACGATATGCAAAGGATGACCTCCTAATCAAATGGTTTGAGCTTCCAAATTGCTTCATATTCCACAATG CCAATGCCTGGGAggaggaggatgaaattgtttTAATCACTTGCCGGGTTCAAAATCCAGATTTGGACATGGTTAATGGGGCTGTCAAAGAAAAGCTTGAGAATTTCTCCAATGAACT GTATGAGATGAGATTCAATATGAAAACTGGTGTAGCTTCACAAAAGAAACTATCAGAATCTGCTGTTGATTTTCCCAGGGTGAATGAGAGTTACACTGGCAG GAAACAAAGATATGTATACGGAACCCTTCTGGACAGCATTGCAAAGGTCACAGGGATTGTCAAATTTGATCTACATTCAGAGCCCGAGCCAGGAAAAGGAAAGATTGAAGTTGGAGGAAACGTCAAAGGCATCTTTGACCTTGGTCCTGGTAGATTTGGTTCAGAGGCTGTCTTCATCCCTCGTGAGCCAGGCACCACTTCCGAGGAAGATGATGGCTACCTGATATTCTTTGCACATGATGAAAATACTGG AAAATCATCAGTGAATGTAATTGATGCAAAAACAATGTCAGCCAATCCTGTTGCAGTTGTTGAGTTACCACACAGAGTTCCATATGGGTTCCATGCCTTCTTTGTTTCAGAG GAACAACTTCAAGAACAGGCAGAACTGTAA
- the LOC118047041 gene encoding cytokinin riboside 5'-monophosphate phosphoribohydrolase LOG1 isoform X1: protein MLKQTEQEVGVLSGIKFGDSKAKGAPPAGIFSILSFPYLPPYHFSLYINFLLRMEGEEGTSAKSENKRRLGRICVFCGSRAGYKSSFSDAALELGKQLVKRKIDLVYGGGSAGLMGLISQTVFNGGCHVLGVIPKALMSHEISGETVGEVIAVADMHQRKAEMAKHADAFIALPGGYGTMEELLEIIAWSQLGIHEKPVGLLNADGYYDSLLALFDKGVEEGFIRDTARHIVITAETAAELIEKMEQYAPVHDKVAPRQSWEVDQLSEPRPSGNP from the exons ATGCTCAAGCAGACAGAACAAGAGGTTGGGGTCCTCTCGGGGATAAAGTTTGGAGATTCAAAAGCGAAGGGTGCCCCTCCTGCTGGTATCTTCAGCATTCTTTCTTTTCCCTATCTCCCCCCCTATCACTTTtctctttatattaattttcttttgagaaTGGAAGGAGAAGAAGGGACATCTgcaaaaagtgaaaataaaagaaggttAGGAAGAATTTGTGTCTTTTGTGGCAGCAGAGCTGGGTACAAATCTTCGTTTAGCGATGCTGCTCTTGAGCTTGGTAAACAGCTG GTCAAGAGAAAGATTGATTTAGTCTATGGTGGGGGGAGTGCAGGTCTCATGGGCTTGATCTCACAAACTGTGTTTAATGGAGGTTGCCATGTTCTTGG AGTGATTCCTAAGGCTCTAATGTCTCATGAG ATATCAGGAGAAACCGTCGGAGAAGTGATAGCTGTTGCAGACATGCACCAAAGAAAGGCAGAAATGGCAAaacatgctgatgccttcattgccctTCCTG GTGGTTATGGAACCATGGAAGAGCTGCTGGAGATAATTGCCTGGTCTCAGCTGGGAATCCATGAAAAACCA GTGGGACTTTTAAATGCAGATGGATATTATGACAGTTTGCTTGCCTTGTTCGATAAGGGAGTTGAAGAAGGTTTCATAAGAGACACTGCGAGGCACATAGTAATTACAGCAGAGACAGCAGCTGAGCTTATCGAGAAAATGGAG CAGTACGCACCAGTTCATGACAAGGTTGCACCCAGACAAAGCTGGGAAGTGGACCAATTATCAGAGCCTCGTCCAAGTGGGAACCCCTAG
- the LOC118047041 gene encoding cytokinin riboside 5'-monophosphate phosphoribohydrolase LOG1 isoform X2 produces MLKQTEQEVGVLSGIKFGDSKAKGAPPAGIFSILSFPYLPPYHFSLYINFLLRMEGEEGTSAKSENKRRLGRICVFCGSRAGYKSSFSDAALELGKQLVKRKIDLVYGGGSAGLMGLISQTVFNGGCHVLGVIPKALMSHEISGETVGEVIAVADMHQRKAEMAKHADAFIALPGGYGTMEELLEIIAWSQLGIHEKPVGLLNADGYYDSLLALFDKGVEEGFIRDTARHIVITAETAAELIEKMEYAPVHDKVAPRQSWEVDQLSEPRPSGNP; encoded by the exons ATGCTCAAGCAGACAGAACAAGAGGTTGGGGTCCTCTCGGGGATAAAGTTTGGAGATTCAAAAGCGAAGGGTGCCCCTCCTGCTGGTATCTTCAGCATTCTTTCTTTTCCCTATCTCCCCCCCTATCACTTTtctctttatattaattttcttttgagaaTGGAAGGAGAAGAAGGGACATCTgcaaaaagtgaaaataaaagaaggttAGGAAGAATTTGTGTCTTTTGTGGCAGCAGAGCTGGGTACAAATCTTCGTTTAGCGATGCTGCTCTTGAGCTTGGTAAACAGCTG GTCAAGAGAAAGATTGATTTAGTCTATGGTGGGGGGAGTGCAGGTCTCATGGGCTTGATCTCACAAACTGTGTTTAATGGAGGTTGCCATGTTCTTGG AGTGATTCCTAAGGCTCTAATGTCTCATGAG ATATCAGGAGAAACCGTCGGAGAAGTGATAGCTGTTGCAGACATGCACCAAAGAAAGGCAGAAATGGCAAaacatgctgatgccttcattgccctTCCTG GTGGTTATGGAACCATGGAAGAGCTGCTGGAGATAATTGCCTGGTCTCAGCTGGGAATCCATGAAAAACCA GTGGGACTTTTAAATGCAGATGGATATTATGACAGTTTGCTTGCCTTGTTCGATAAGGGAGTTGAAGAAGGTTTCATAAGAGACACTGCGAGGCACATAGTAATTACAGCAGAGACAGCAGCTGAGCTTATCGAGAAAATGGAG TACGCACCAGTTCATGACAAGGTTGCACCCAGACAAAGCTGGGAAGTGGACCAATTATCAGAGCCTCGTCCAAGTGGGAACCCCTAG
- the LOC118047042 gene encoding carotenoid 9,10(9',10')-cleavage dioxygenase 1 isoform X2: MNGEFVRVGPNPKFAPVAGYHWFDGDGMIHGMRIKDGKAAYVRRFVRTSRLKQEEFFGGAKFMKIGDIKGLFGLLMVNMQILRLKTKVLDNSYGIGTGNTNLIYHNGKLLALQEADKPYVVKVMEDGDLQTLGLLDYDKRLKHSFSAHPKVDPFTGEMFTFGYSHEPPYVTYRVISKDGVMHDPVPITISDPILMHDFAITENYAVFLDLPLYFRPKEMVKDKKFIFTFDATKKARFGVLPRYAKDDLLIKWFELPNCFIFHNANAWEEEDEIVLITCRVQNPDLDMVNGAVKEKLENFSNELYEMRFNMKTGVASQKKLSESAVDFPRVNESYTGRKQRYVYGTLLDSIAKVTGIVKFDLHSEPEPGKGKIEVGGNVKGIFDLGPGRFGSEAVFIPREPGTTSEEDDGYLIFFAHDENTGKSSVNVIDAKTMSANPVAVVELPHRVPYGFHAFFVSEEQLQEQAEL; encoded by the exons ATGAATGGGGAGTTTGTGAGGGTGGGTCCTAACCCGAAGTTTGCACCTGTGGCTGGATACCATTG GTTTGATGGAGACGG AATGATTCATGGCATGCGTATTAAAGATGGAAAGGCAGCATATGTCCGTCGATTTGTAAGGACATCACGACTTAAACAAGAAGAGTTTTTCGGAGGTGCCAAGTTTATGAAG ATTGGAGACATCAAGGGGCTGTTTGGATTACTTATGGTTAATATGCAAATACTTCGACTGAAAACAAAAGTATTGGACAACTCATATGGAATTGGGACCG GCAATACAAATCTCATTTATCACAATGGAAAACTTTTAGCACTTCAAGAGGCTGATAAACCCT ATGTGGTTAAAGTTATGGAAGATGGAGACCTGCAAACTCTTGGCCTGTTGGATTACGACAAAAGACTAAAACATTCTTTCTCTGCTCATCCAAAGGTGGATCCATTCACTG GAGAGATGTTTACCTTTGGGTATTCACATGAACCACCATATGTGACATACAGAGTCATTTCAAAGGATGGTGTCATGCATGACCCTGTACCAATAACAATATCAGATCCCATCTTGATGCATGACTTTGCAATTACAGAGAACTATGCAGTTTTTTTGGATCTTCCTTTGTACTTCCGACCAAAG GAAATGGTGAAGGATAAGAAGTTCATATTCACATTTGATGCAACAAAAAAAGCTCGTTTTGGTGTCCTTCCACGATATGCAAAGGATGACCTCCTAATCAAATGGTTTGAGCTTCCAAATTGCTTCATATTCCACAATG CCAATGCCTGGGAggaggaggatgaaattgtttTAATCACTTGCCGGGTTCAAAATCCAGATTTGGACATGGTTAATGGGGCTGTCAAAGAAAAGCTTGAGAATTTCTCCAATGAACT GTATGAGATGAGATTCAATATGAAAACTGGTGTAGCTTCACAAAAGAAACTATCAGAATCTGCTGTTGATTTTCCCAGGGTGAATGAGAGTTACACTGGCAG GAAACAAAGATATGTATACGGAACCCTTCTGGACAGCATTGCAAAGGTCACAGGGATTGTCAAATTTGATCTACATTCAGAGCCCGAGCCAGGAAAAGGAAAGATTGAAGTTGGAGGAAACGTCAAAGGCATCTTTGACCTTGGTCCTGGTAGATTTGGTTCAGAGGCTGTCTTCATCCCTCGTGAGCCAGGCACCACTTCCGAGGAAGATGATGGCTACCTGATATTCTTTGCACATGATGAAAATACTGG AAAATCATCAGTGAATGTAATTGATGCAAAAACAATGTCAGCCAATCCTGTTGCAGTTGTTGAGTTACCACACAGAGTTCCATATGGGTTCCATGCCTTCTTTGTTTCAGAG GAACAACTTCAAGAACAGGCAGAACTGTAA